The Gemmatimonadota bacterium genome segment CTAATTACTTGATGTGGAAATCTAGGTGAGTCTGGCTCGACATGTATTTATGAGCGAAAGGTGATATCGCATTGACACGGGCAACTAATGTAATTACTATAATTACGTGATAAGTCCACAGCGGGGGTGAAACGTATGGACAAATCAACACGCATCAGGGAAATCAAACTGATTCCTATTGGGAACTCCAGAGGCATCCGCATTCCCAAGGCGCTGCTGGACAAGTACGGATGGAGCGACAGACTGACGCTAGAAGAGATGGAGGAAAGCGTCGTCTTACGGGGCAAGGACGCTCATAACCTGTCCTGGGAGGAGACCTACCGTGCCATGGCCGCGGAATCAGAGGACTGGAGCGACTTCGACGTCACCATAGCCGATGGATTGGATTGATGGCCCCGTTTCCCCGGCGGTATGCCGTGTATATGGCCGATTTGAATCCGACCAAAGGCGCTGAAATCCACAAGGTCAGGCCGGTGGTTATTGTCAGCCGCGATGAGATGAACCGGCACCTCGAGACTGTAGTCGTCTGTCCACTTACCTCTAAA includes the following:
- a CDS encoding AbrB/MazE/SpoVT family DNA-binding domain-containing protein; protein product: MDKSTRIREIKLIPIGNSRGIRIPKALLDKYGWSDRLTLEEMEESVVLRGKDAHNLSWEETYRAMAAESEDWSDFDVTIADGLD